In Maridesulfovibrio sp., the genomic stretch TGGATCAGACGGCCACGGTCATGCGGCCGTGCAGCCCAGCAGAGCAACTCGAACTCAAGGGCAGAGTCTCCGAACTTGCGGAATCTGACCCGTGGCTCAGGACTGGCAATGGCAAGCTCGTTTTGTTCCGCCAGCGCCAGAAGTATCTCCTCCACCCGATCCACATCGGAACCGTACGCAACTCCGAGCTTAACGCGCACTCTGAAATGGGGTAACGGCCTGCTCTGGTTGACAACTTTACCGTTGGTAATAACCGAGTTGGGGATGGTAATCATTATGTCGTCACGTGTCTGGATTTTGGTACTACGCATTCCGACAGCTTTTACCTCGCCCCGGTCTCCGTTATCGAGCACAATGTAGTCCCCGGCCCGGAAAGGACGGTCCATGAAGATTGAGACTCCTCCGAAAAAGTTGGCCAGAGTTTCACGGGCCGCCAGCGCGATTGCCATACCGGCAATACCAGCCGAAGCGAAGATGGCTGTCACTGGTATTCCGAATGCACTGCCGACATTATAAAAAAGTACAAACACAAGCATGAATGTAACCAATCTACAGCCGAGCTTAATTACATCCGAGTCAAGAGCCTCGTCCTTGACTTTTCCGGTAAGAAGTATGCCACGCATAACCACGTCTCCGCCGATAATAATGGCTACGCATGCAAAGAAAGCAAACAACAACTCCAGCAGCATGGTCGTAAATGAAAGGACATCACCGGTAAAATTGATCTGCTCACCGGCAACATAATTGACAAAGAGACAGACCAGCATGCCATAAGCAGGGAACAGCAGTCTTTCCAGACGCCAGTTCCATCTGCGGGTTCCGCTTTTCAAAGTCCGGTGCCAGAGCCAGAACAGCCAGATACTGATGCCCCCCAGAACAAAAACCAAAGCCACCGCTATCCACTGCCATAAAGCCTGCCCCCGGTAACCTTCAAGCATCCATGCAGGCAGTTTCTTTAGAAAACCGTCTGGAATCATCCAGCCGGAAGAGTAGATATACTGTTCATAAAAACCAGTGTAATTTTCCCCCTTATCCGCGCGGTAAGGGAGGTGTGCAATTTCATTATAATACTCTTCCAGTCTGCGAACTGTTTCCGGAGTGAACAGGTAAGAGCCCATACGCGGGCCGTCCGGACAGAGTCCTATGGTTATCTCGGTATGCGGAATTCTCCAGAGTGAAAGATTAAGGGTCTTGGACTCTTGCCTGTCCGGGACATCCTTCATATCCGGCAACTCAATGCGGTCAAGAATTTCACGCAAACGGAGAACAGATTCAATACTGGTATCATCCAGCAAAGCGGGCGGTACTTTGCTCAAATCAAAGCACCGTTCTGCACGTTGCAGGAACTCACGCTCCAAAAACAAATCCTCGGCAGCAA encodes the following:
- a CDS encoding mechanosensitive ion channel family protein; the encoded protein is MKPSIRCFFFVLMFLALSGQSVFASNIFPLEPPDTSSPRATLTSFIYYTDKLYEAAIAAEDLFLEREFLQRAERCFDLSKVPPALLDDTSIESVLRLREILDRIELPDMKDVPDRQESKTLNLSLWRIPHTEITIGLCPDGPRMGSYLFTPETVRRLEEYYNEIAHLPYRADKGENYTGFYEQYIYSSGWMIPDGFLKKLPAWMLEGYRGQALWQWIAVALVFVLGGISIWLFWLWHRTLKSGTRRWNWRLERLLFPAYGMLVCLFVNYVAGEQINFTGDVLSFTTMLLELLFAFFACVAIIIGGDVVMRGILLTGKVKDEALDSDVIKLGCRLVTFMLVFVLFYNVGSAFGIPVTAIFASAGIAGMAIALAARETLANFFGGVSIFMDRPFRAGDYIVLDNGDRGEVKAVGMRSTKIQTRDDIMITIPNSVITNGKVVNQSRPLPHFRVRVKLGVAYGSDVDRVEEILLALAEQNELAIASPEPRVRFRKFGDSALEFELLCWAARPHDRGRLIHTLSRDIYKKFNEEGIVMPFPQRDVYLHKVGE